Proteins encoded in a region of the Anopheles ziemanni chromosome 2, idAnoZiCoDA_A2_x.2, whole genome shotgun sequence genome:
- the LOC131294588 gene encoding uncharacterized protein LOC131294588: MAKLIAIATILSVAPLLLARRIQVVNISPEEAQQYITQQSLDLRYAPKLGEHPLGYTRNVQDPSEARFYYNGRVIEHPEDFVEEEYEAKQFHGQDGLGRAMFGYSDHNQARLEARNANGEVRGSYQYVNPFGEDVIVQYWSDGLGFHQIDNQPEVRLQPVTDTPEVREARLAHLKAWEEAASLTRANPDVTSSDGASDPARYPAVQSNAVEQEPEQEDEILAAVSNQHQSLIRYPSLPYTDHISPDGSAKGVLADDGVVVEAEARSVKKRQNDEDSTDTVPADPKGFFYSFDYPVHLVAESAAKKAARGGTSERFGDIPQESSVVETKASAPTDDRVSLKAVLSGETLVDAVHDAQVSPKQKLAAAAAVAAAKQA, from the exons gtGGCTCCGTTGCTGCTGGCCAGGCGCATCCAGGTCGTCAACATCAGCCCCGAGGAGGCCCAGCAGTACATCACCCAGCAGAGTCTGGACCTTCGGTACGCACCGAAGCTCGGAGAGCATCCGCTGGGCTACACGCGCAACGTTCAGGACCCGTCGGAGGCGCGCTTTTACTACAACGGACGGGTGATTGAGCACCCGGAAGACTTTGTGGAGGAGGAGTACGAAGCGAAGCAGTTCCACGGGCAG gATGGCCTCGGCCGGGCAATGTTCGGCTACAGTGACCACAACCAGGCTCGACTGGAAGCTCGTAACGCGAACGGTGAGGTGCGTGGCTCATACCAGTACGTGAACCCCTTCGGCGAGGACGTGATCGTGCAGTACTGGTCCGACGGACTCGGGTTCCACCAGATCGACAACCAACCCGAGGTGCGCCTGCAACCCGTCACCGACACGCCCGAGGTCCGCGAGGCTCGTCTGGCTCACCTGAAGGCCTGGGAGGAGGCGGCCAGTCTGACCCGGGCCAATCCGGACGTGACGTCCTCAGACGGTGCCAGTGACCCGGCTCGCTACCCGGCCGTCCAGAGCAACGCCGTCGAGCAGGAACCGGAGCAGGAGGACGAGATCCTGGCGGCCGTCTCGAACCAACACCAGAGCCTCATCCGCTATCCGAGCCTTCCCTACACGGACCACATTTCGCCCGACGGTTCGGCCAAGGGGGTGCTGGCGGACGACGGGGTCGTGGTGGAGGCAGAGGCACGCAGTGTGAAGAAGCGCCAGAACGACGAAGACAGCACCGACACGGTTCCGGCCGACCCGAAGGGTTTCTTCTACAGCTTCGACTACCCGGTGCACTTGGTGGCGGAGAGCGCGGCAAAGAAGGCGGCCCGTGGAGGAACCAGCGAGCGGTTCGGCGACATCCCGCAGGAGTCGTCGGTGGTGGAAACGAAGGCATCCGCTCCGACGGACGATCGCGTCTCGCTAAAGGCGGTCCTGAGTGGCGAAACGCTCGTCGATGCCGTCCATGACGCGCAGGTTTCTCCAAAGCAGAAGCtggcggctgcggcggcggtggcggcggcaaAGCAGGCCTAA
- the LOC131282125 gene encoding dual specificity protein phosphatase 18-like — protein MKEININSVNHAELLTGQLPEPAPVPVVGKPIELMATNGDDDDAGKPPPAPPLDGKASNQIQALLERHENPPDGVLVGSSLHRPCRTFSPISGVSKLLKNLYLCGGSAASVAMMQQLGVTFVINVTGVTELTDTPLPAEDTRYLRIPVKDNREANLERYFDEVADMIEKESNAGGVTLVHCVAGISRSATICLAYLMRYHRMTLKDAYNHIKAKRPQIRPNVSFVKQLMDYEQKLYGAATVTMVYCHALDQELPDIYEPEFRTMEMLYQKFRRNIARR, from the exons atgaaagaaataaacataaacagtgTGAATCATGCGGAGCTGCTGACCGGCCAGCTGCCCGAGCCGGCTCCCGTGCCGGTTGTAGGCAAACCGATTGAGCTGATGGCCACCAAtggtgacgacgacgacgctggAAAGCCACCGCCGGCGCCACCGCTCGATGGGAAAGCGAGCAATCAAATTCAGGCCCTGCTGGAGCGTCATGAAAATCCACCCGATGGCGTCCTGGTCGGCTCGAGCCTGCATCGCCCGTGTCGGAC GTTTTCCCCGATCAGTGGCGTTTCGAAGCTGCTTAAGAATCTCTATCTGTGCGGCGGAAGTGCAGCGTCGGTCGCCATGATGCAGCAGCTCGGCGTGACGTTCGTTATCAACGTGACGGGCGTTACGGAGTTGACCGATACGCCGCTGCCAGCGGAGGACACACGTTATCTGCGGATTCCGGTGAAGGACAACCGGGAGGCGAACCTGGAGCGCTACTTCGATGAGGTGGCGGACATGATCGAGAAG GAGTCCAATGCTGGTGGCGTTACCCTGGTGCACTGTGTGGCCGGAATCAGCCGATCGGCCACCATCTGCCTCGCCTACCTGATGCGGTACCATCGTATGACCCTCAAGGACGCCTACAACCACATCAAGGCCAAGCGGCCGCAGATCCGGCCGAACGTGTCCTTCGTCAAGCAGCTGATGGACTACGAGCAGAAGCTGTACGGCGCGGCCACCGTCACGATGGTCTACTGTCACGCACTCGACCAGGAGCTGCCGGACATCTACGAGCCCGAGTTCCGCACGATGGAGATGCTGTACCAGAAGTTCCGGCGAAACATTGCGCGCCGCTAA